TCAACGCTCACAATGGCCAGCATCGCACTGGCCTGATCGGCAAGGTTTTGTGTCGCACAAGGAGAGCCAATGGCGGAGAGGGAGGGATTCGAACCCCCGGGACCGTGAAGCCCAACGGTTTTCAAGACCGCCGCATTCGACCACTCTGCCACCTCTCCGCATAAAAGGCGCTGGCCTGCGGGGACAGCTTTAGCGGGGTCGGGACAATTTCGCAATATCGGCAGGAATCTTTGTTTTTGCCTTGGTCCCGGGACCCTCGGGGCAAGCGAATCAGCCGCGTTAACGCCGTTTGACGCGGCGGTTTGCGCTCGCCGGTTTTCGAGGCAACAATAGGCCGTATTGCTTGCTTTTCCGGGGGTGCCCGTGCATTCAATCGGGTAGGACACGTGAACACGGCTGTTAAGGCCGGGAAACATCATGAAGTAAGCCCGCTCAGGCGGCTGCTGGCCAGATAATGCACAGCAGCCAGATGGTGCGGGACAAGGGGAGTTTTTGAATGCTCGAATATGATCTGGTGCAAACCTGGATACCGGCGTCCATCATCGGCGTGCTGTTTGTCTTGATTTTGCTGGACAGCATGTGGATCGCCCGGCGCGACCGCAAAGCGATGGAACGCTCAGGTGGCGATGGTGGGCCCAGCACGGGCGGTGGCGGCGGTGGTCGCGATGCGCAGGCCAAGTGGCACGAACAGAACAAGGCAGATTTTGCTCAGCGTCAGTGGACGGAAAAGAACCGCGAAATTCTGCGTAACAAGAACGGCACCGCAGCTCAGGCTGTGGGCGCTGCCCCGGCAGCATCTGTCGCCATGGGGGGCTCTGCCCCCCGTGCCGGCGGATACTGGGGCCCGTGGCTTGTTCTTACGAGCCTCATCCTTGGTGCCGGTATCGCGTTCTATACCGTTTTTCCAATGCTCCAGAACTAGCGCCTGCCGGCACTTACATACCCGCCTGAACGCCATGCCGATTTCGCCTTCACAGGTCAGGCAAAGAGCGGAAGAGGCGGCAGCCTTTCGGCCATCGGCAGCGCAAGAATAGCCTCGGCGAGCTGCTTTGGCGCAGCAACACCGCCAAACTCCATCAGCCCCAATGATTTTTCGACCACCTCTGGTGGCGTGAGCGGTGCCTCAGGATCGCCCTTTGCAAACCCGCGTTCTGCGCGGTGCTTTGTCCCGTCTGTCATGACAATTTCAACAGCACTGCCCCAGTCAACGGGGTAGGACGCGGCATAAGGATCCATCACCTTGATGGTGATGCCGGAGGCAAGTCGTCGGGCTTTGACGCGGGCAGCATCATCAAACGATGCAAGAGTGACCTCACCATTTTCCAATGCCGTCGCGATGCAGTGCTGAAGTGAGAATTTGGCTTCGTATTCGCTGTCGGCATGGGGGCGATCGCAGACATCCTCCGCCGCCTGATAGGTCTCGACAGTTACAGAGTGAAACTCATCAGCGCTGGCGTGCTTCAGTTTCCCGGACAGCTCAAGGGACGCATCAATGGCCGGGTGGGTATGACGACAGGACGGCCATGGCTTCATGGATGTAAGAGGCAATTGCCAGGGTCCGTCGGGATCAGACATCACACGGGATGCATCCCCATCGGGACAAGTGGCTGCGAAGAAGCCTCGTTCGCCTTCCAGTATTCGGGGAGGCCCGGTGAAGCCGAGGGCCGCCAGGTCTGCAGACTGCACCCCAGCCTGCGCTGCATGGCCTGCATGCAGATGTTTGGTCATGGCGCCGGTATCAAGGAATTCCCATAGACCTGAGGACTGGCTGCCTGCATTGCCCAAAGCATGAACGGTCTGGTCTTCGTTGAGGCCCAGCAGGGTTGCCGCTGCCATAGCGGACCCATATGGGCCGCATGTGGCTGTGTTGTGCCAGATGCGGTAGTGGGCAGGCCCCACCCCCATGCCCACACGGGTCGTGACTTCAAAGCCTTCCAGGACACTGCGCAAGAATGCTGGCCCCGAGATACCTTCACGAAGCGCCATGACCCACGCAGCAGGCACGACCACACAACCGGGGTGCACCACGGAGGCCCGGTGGAGATCATCGGTTTCAAGAATATGGGTAAGGGCGCCCATTAGCAGCGCATGGGAGCCAGTATCGAAGGGGGTTCCGGGTCGGCTTGGGCCATTGCCTGCCCAACGCAGAAGTTTACGCCCCTGTTCGCTGGCGCAGCCGCCAAGCGCATTTGCCACAGCATCCAGGACAAACAGGGCGGCCATTGCCAGATCGTCAGCCGTGGCCTCCTTGGCGCGGGCATGCTGTACCAACTGGCGGGTCAGGGGAGTGTCGGTTTGTGCGTGATCGGTGGTCATGAAATCGTAAACGCCTCGTTTACCAAATTGCAGGCATTCTAACTGTCTGAAATTCGGGCGGTGCCGGTCTCCACAAGGACGAAGGTACTGCCTGCTTGTGGTGTCTCGACTATTGACGGGGATAATGGGGCCATGAACGCGATTATGTCACGCACACGTACGCCGCGCATTGGCGCAATGCTGGTTGGACTGACCGGCATGCTGGTTCTTGCAGGGTGTGCGGAAACGCAGCTGGCCGGCGCCGTTGTGAAGGAAGTCAGCCGCAGTGAGATACCAAGCGGCGAGGGTGGCTACTGGAAAGTGGGCAACCCGTATCAGATTGCCGGTGAGTGGTATTATCCCAAGGAAGACGAGCGCTACAACAGCACGGGCATTGCCTCCTGGTATGGCCCGCAGTTCCACAAGAAGATGACCGCCAATGGCGAGATCTTCGACATGTATCAGGTCTCTGCTGCACATCCGACACTTCCCATGCCGGTGATGGCGCGCGTGACCAACCTTGAAAATGGGCGCTCGTTGATTGTTCGCATCAATGACCGTGGCCCGTTTGCCCGTGGCCGTGAAATTGACATGTCCATGCGCGGCGCTGAATTGCTGGGCTACAAGGAGCAGGGCACAGCCAAAGTCCGCGTCGAGTATCTGGCGAAGGCGGAAGGCTGGACCGGTGAGCAGGGCCGCGTGCAGACGGTCAATGCGCAGCCTGCACCTGTGGCACCTGTAGCGACACAGGCAGCATCGCAGATGCAGCCCGTTCAGGATGACGACGATGACATTGCAACAGCGGGCCTGCCGCCTGTGCCAAACGCGCCGGTAGACCTGTCGCTTCTGGCGGGTGGTGCTTCTGCTGCCGCAGGGACCGTTCCCGCAGCAACTGCACCTTCGGCACCAGCTTCGCAGACAACCGCTATGGCGCCTGTCGTGGATAACTTCTTTGTTCAGGCAGGTTCGTTCCGCAGTGCCAGCAACGCCAATGCGCTCGCCTCACAGCTTTCCGACCTTGGTCCAGTTGAAGTGACTGAGTCTGTTGTGAATGGCACGCCTTGGTATCGTGTACGGGTTGGACCGGTGAACAACGCTCAGGGCGCCGATGGGCTGCTCGAATCGGTTGTGTCACGTGGGCAGAATGGGGCCCGCGTCGTCATCAACTAGGCGCGCATTCCTCTGCCAAAAAGGTGACGTTTCCATCAAAACGGGTGTCGCCACTGGTACAGGATGCTCATACGCGGTAATCCAGTTGCAGCCTTATTTGGACGGTACAAACGTACCCCCTTCGAGCTGGATGGAGCCCCGCGTTTTATGATTGCCCGCTTTACTCGACTTCCTGCTTTTCTGCTCGCCGTAGCGCTGGCTGCGGCTTCGTTCGCCATCGCACCTGCGCGGGCTATCGAGACCCCCGCCAGTTACGTATCGCTGATGGATTTTGCGACTGGCGAAATCATCTACGAGAAGCAGGGCAACGAGCTGATGGCTCCAGCCTCGATGTCAAAACTCATGACCATGGTCATGTTGTTCGACGCCCTGAAAGACGGCCGTGTGACGCTGGATGACGAGTTTGTCATTTCCGAAAACGCCTGGCGCAAGGGCGGTGCTGCTTCCGGCTCATCCACCATGTTTGCGGAACTCAACAGCCGCGTCCCGGTCCGCGACCTCATTTATGGTGTCATCGTCCAGTCCGGCAATGATGCCTGCATCGCAATCGCTGAAGCTCTGGCAGGTTCTGAAGCGACATTTGCTGAACGGATGACGGAGCGGGCCCGGGAAATCGGGCTTGAGACATCCACCTTTAAGAACGCGACCGGCTGGCCGGATGAAGGTCATCTCATGACTGCCAACGAGCTGGCTATTCTGGCGCGCTACCTCATCGAAACGCATCCTGAGTTTTACGAGATCTATTCCGTACGTGATTTCGAATGGAACGGAATTACGCAAGCCAATCGCAATCCGCTCATTTACATGAACATGGGCGCTGATGGGCTCAAGACCGGACACACATCCGTATCCGGCTATGGGCTTACGGCATCGGCCGTTCGCAACGGACGTCGCCTTGTGCTCGTGGTCAACGGGCTCAGTTCTGAAAAAGAGCGCGCCAATGAAACACAGCGGCTGATGGACTGGGCATTTCGCGAATTCCGCTCCTACAATCTGCTGGAAGCAGGTCAGGTTCTGGAGCGTGCGCCTGTCTGGCAAGGGTCAAGCCGCACAGTCCCCATGGTGATCGCCACGGATGTTGCCCTTACGATGTCGCGGGACGCGCGCAAAGGCATGGAAGCGAAGGTCCGCTACGATGGTCCTTTGAACGCCCCAATCGCCGAGGGCGATATCATTGGCCAGCTCGTTATCACCGGTCCTGGCTTGCCCACACGCACATATGACTTGCAGGCGGGAACATCCGTTGAGGCGCTGGGGATGTTCGGCAAAGCCATGAGCGCACTCGCGCAGCTGATCTCAGGCTGATGGCGACCGACACACAGCGCGGCCGGTTCATTACCTTTGAAGGCGGCGAGGGTGCCGGCAAGACAACGCAGATTACACGGCTGATCGAAGCGCTGACCGCGCATCAGATCGCCGCCATAGCAACGCGTGAACCAGGCGGCACGCCTGCCGCTGAAGACATACGTGCCCTCCTTGTCAGAGGCAGTACGGACCGTTGGGCACCCTTGTCTGAAGCGCTCCTCCTCAATGCAGCGCGCGTGGACCATCTCGAACGTCTGATCCGTCCATCACTTGCCAATGGCCAATGGGTGATAAGCGACAGATTTGCAGATTCAACCACCGCCTATCAGGGGCATGCCCTTGGTCTTGGCACCCAGACCACGTCTGACCTTGAACAGCTGGTGGTCGGCGATACGCAGCCAGACCTCACGCTCATCCTGGATTTGCCGATTGACGTTGGTCTTGCCCGTGCGCGAGCGCGTGAGGCAGATGCCAATGCGGGTGAGGATCGCTATGAGGGATTTGACGTTGCGTTCCACGAAACCTTGCGACAGGCCTTTCTCGACATTGCCAAAGGCGACCCCGACCGGTGCATCGTCATCGACGCATCGCAATCGCCTGATGAAGTTGCCCAGGCAATTTGGCAAGCCGTGATCACGCGGTTTGGTGAGGTGACGTCTTAATGGCTCGATCTCCTGAACCCTTTGATGTGCCCCAGCCAGATCAGCTGGAAGGATTTCCCCATCCCCGCGACACAGAAATGCTGTATGGCCATCAGCCGGCCGAAGACGCCCTGCGCGAAGCCTTCATGGCAGGCAGGCTTCACCATGCGTGGCTGATCACAGGGCCCGCAGGGATTGGCAAGGCAACACTGGCATACCGGTTCGCCCGGTTTCTGCTCAAATATGGTGACCCGCGTATTGTGGAATCTGCGGGCATTGAAACGCTGCACATTCCGCCGGAAGACGAGATCTTCAAAAGAGTGTCGTCGCGCGGTCATGCCAATGTGCTGACACTGCGCAAGCCATGGAACGACAAGACCAAGAAATACATGACCGTGCTTTCTGTCGATGAAGTTCGGAGGACGCATGACTTCTTCGGCATGAAGGCGGGCGAGGGCGGCTGGCGCATTTGCATTGTCGACAGTGCCGATGACATGAACACGAGTTCGGCCAATGCGTTGCTCAAGGTTCTCGAAGAACCTCCTGCACAGACCATTTTTCTGGTTCTCGCCAATCATCCCGGCCGGTTGTTGCCGACCATCAGATCGCGATGTCGCACGCTTCCATTGAAGCCGCTCAGTCATGATCAGTTGCTGTCCGCGGTCCATGGACATCTGGGGCACATGGCGGACGGAGATATGGAAGCCGTGGCCAAGCTGGCGCAGGGCAGCGTCGGGCGGGCACTTCTGCTGGCGGGCGGCGGTGGCATTGAGCTCTACCGTGAGATGCATGGGGTGATCGCAAGCCTTCCCAAGCCGGATGTCCCGGCGGTGCATGCGCTTGCTGAAAAGCTGGCGCGGCGCGGCAATGATCAGGCCTATGAGATGTTCCGCGAGCTTTTGTCAGACTGGCTCGTGCGCCTGGTACGGCAGGGCGCTGGTGGACCGGCGATGATTGATGAAGTGATTGCCGGGGAAGCTGACATCATGAACCGGCTGGCGGCGGGGGCTTCGCTTGATCGATGGGTGGAGGTATGGGAAAACACCGCCCGCACTGCCGAGAGGGCAGAGGCACTTAATCTCGACCGAAAACAGGTGGTTCTCGGCACGTTTGCAGCACTCGAAACTGCAGCGCGCGGGTAGCACCTGCTTCATACAAGCTGAAAGCCACCGCCATGTCCGGCGACAAGAATTTTTACATCACCACGGCCATTTCCTATCCCAATGGCGCACCGCATATTGGCCATGCCTATGAGGTGCTGACGACGGATGTCCTCGCACGCTTCAAGCGGCTTGATGGCTATGACGTGTTCTTTCTGACGGGTACGGATGAACATGGTCAGAAGATGGTGGAGACGGCGGAGAAAGAAGGCATAAGCGTTGATGACCTTGCGGACCGCAACTCGCAAAAGTTCAGGGAGCTGCCGCCGGCACTCAACTGCTCCAACAATGATTTCATTTCGACCCGCGAACCGCGCCACGCCGTGGCCGCGCAGGAATTGTGGAACCGGCTCGTAGCCAAGGGCGACATCTATCTCGACAAGTATGAAGGTTGGTACTCGGTACGTGACGAGGCGTTCTACACAGAGACCGAGCTGACCGAAGGGCCCAATGGTGAGAAACTTGCGCCCACCGGCACCGAGGTAAAATGGATGGAAGAAGAGAGCTATTTCTTCAAGCTCTCTGCCTATCAGGACAAGCTGATGGCGCTTTTCGAAAGCCAACCGGGCTTTGTGCAGCCGGATGCGCGGCGCAATGAGATCATGTCGTTCGTGAAGGGTGGCCTCAAAGATCTGTCCGTGTCCCGCAAGACCCTGAACTGGGGCGTGCCGGTTCCCGGTGATGACGATCACGTCATGTATGTGTGGATTGATGCGCTCACCAATTACCTCACGGGAGTTGGGTTTCCAGATACCGATCCAGACCAGCTTGCGAAGTTCTGGCCGGCGGATCTGCATATCATCGGCAAGGACATCCTGCGTTTCCACACGGTCTACTGGCCAGCCTTCTTGATGTCCGCAGAGATCGAGCTGCCCAAACGCGTGTTTGCGCACGGGTTCCTCTACAACCGCGGCGAAAAAATGTCGAAATCGCTCGGCAATGTGCTCGACCCGTTCGAGATGATTGAAGAATACGGTGTTGATCCGTTCCGCTACTTCTTCTGCCGCGAAGTTTCCTACGGGCAGGACGGCAGCTACGGTCACGAAGCCATGGTCAATCGCATCAATGCGGACCTGGCGAATGATTTGGGCAATCTTGCGCAGCGCTCGCTGTCGATGATTGGCAAGAATTGCGATGGCGTTGTGCCTACGCCGGGTGAGTTTTATGCCCAGGATGTAGCCATACTCGAGGCTGCGGACGGGTTGTTGCGTGGGGCCCGCAAGGCAATGGATCAACAGGCGATTCACACCTATGCGGGTGAGGTCTGGAAAGTCGTTGCTGAAGCAAACCGCTACTTTGCCGGTCAGGAACCTTGGGCGCTGAAGAAAACAGACCCGGAACGCATGGGCACTGTGCTCTACGTGACAGCCGAAATCATCCGGCAGGTCGCCATCCTCGCTTCGCCCATCATGCCAACGTCCTGTGGCAAACTTCTTGACCTGGTCGTGGCACCGGAAGACCAGCGCGACTTTGCGGCACTTGGCGCAGGCGGCCGTCTTGCAGCCGGCACCGCATTACCGAAACCCGAAGGCGTGTTCCCGCGCTATGTAGAAGCGGAGGCCGAGTAATGCTCGTTGATAGTCACTGCCATCTTGATTACCCGGGCCTCATTGAGGACCTGGATGGTGTTGTCGCCAGAGCAGGGGAGGCCGGCATTGGCCGAATGCTGACAATCTGCGTCAAGCTATCTGAGTTTGAGCGTGTGCATGATGTGGCCAAGCGGTTCGACAATGTGTGGTGCACGGTGGGTGTTCATCCCCATGAAGCCGATAGCGAGACCGGTGTCACGGCGCAACGCATCATTGACGCGACCCAATCGCCGGACGTGGTGGGAATTGGCGAGACCGGGCTCGACTATTTTTACGACAACGCCCCGCGCGAAGAACAGAAGGCCTGCTTTCTTGCGCACATTGAAGCTGCGCGCGAAACACAGCTGCCCTTGATCATCCACGCACGCGATGCCGATGAGGACATGGCGGACATTCTGGAAACAGAACACGCCAAGGGTGCGTTCCCGTTCCTCCTGCACTGTTTCTCATCGGGCCCTGAGCTTGCCCAGCGTGCGGTGGCCATTGGTGGCTATGTCTCACTGTCCGGTATCATCACCTTCAAGAAGGCGGATGACATTCGCGAGACGGTAAAGTTGCTGCCGATGGAGCGCCTGCTGGTGGAAACCGACTCTCCTTATCTGGCACCGGTGCCACACCGTGGCAAAACCAATGAGCCAGCCTTCACCGCTCACACTGCGGACAAACTGGCTGAAATCAAAGGTGTCACGCCGGATGAAATTGCTGCGGTCACAACTGCCAATTTTCATATGCTCTTCACAAAGATTCCGCCGGTTGCAAACTGACGCTGGCATTGGACACCAAACAGCGTGACACTTGGGTCCTCACAAGAACAAACGAGGGAAACGCCATGAAACATCGTATTGCAGCGCTCGCATGCGCCGGGCTCATTGCAGGTGCGGGTTCTGCTCTCGCCGCCCCACTTGAGGTCGACATCATTGGTGGCGAAGGCGCAAGCATCGGCACTGCGACTCTTCATGATGCGCCCACGGGCGTTCTCATGCGCATCGAAATTGGCGAGGACGGGCTGGAGCCAGGTTGGCACGGAATGCATCTGCATTCTGTCGGAGACTGTTCTGACGTTGGCAAGTTCAAGCTCTCCAAAGGTCACATCAACTTCGATGATAAAGAGCATGGGCTGCTGAACGAAAATGGGCCGGACAATGCAGACCTGCCCAACATCTACGCAGATGACGATGGCGCGGCGAACGCTGAACTCCTGACCACGCTGGTCTCCATCAGCGGCGACCGCGGGCTGATGGACGAGGACGGCTCGGCGCTGGTTATCCATGCCAATGAGGACGATCACATGACACAACCGATCGGCGGTGCCGGCGGACGGGTTGCATGTGGCGTCATCGGCGGGTAGTAGCCTTACATACCTAGAACTTGAACGGCGATGACCTGTTCGGCCGTCGCCGTTTTTGTTTACCTGCCAATCATCTGCGTTGAGTCATGAGCGGATTTCTCAAAATCACTATTCTGGGCTGCGGCTCGTCCGGCGGCGTGCCGCGCATCGGTAATATCTGGGGCGACTGCGACCCGGATGAACCAAAGAACCGCCGCCGACGCTGCTCGATCCTGGTACAGAAATCTGCCGAGGCGGGCGGCCCAACAACCAATGTCCTGATTGATACGTCGCCGGACATGGCGGAGCAGCTCAACATGGCCAATCAGGGTCGTCTTGATGCGGTGCTTTACACCCATGCGCATGCGGACCAGGCCCATGGCATCGATGACCTTCGTATGGTGGCCATGAACAACCGGGCGCGGGTAGATGTCTATATGGACGAAACCACGGAGTCGTGGCTGCTCAACCGCTTTGACTATTGCTTCAAGACACCGCCTGGGTCTGGCTATCCGCCGATACTCAATGCCCACAAGATGACGGCGCACGAGCCGGTCACCATTGACGGAGACGGCGGCCCCGTGACGTTCGAGCCCCTGTTGCTAGAGCACGGGTCAATTCCAGCATTGGGCTTCAAGGTGGGCGGCGTTGCCTATTCACCGGACGTCAACGGCGTACCGCAGCGCGCGCGTGATGCCATTGCCGGGATTGATTGCTGGATTGTGGACGCCCTGCGCCGGGCACCGCACCCATCCCATGCCAATCTTGATCTCACACTGGAATGGATTGCAGACGTCAAACCAAAGCTTGGTGTGTTGACCAATATGCATGTGGATCTGGACTACCAGACGCTTCGCAAGGAACTGCCAGACGGGATCATTCCTGCCTATGACGGCATGGTGCTGGAGTATCCACTGTGAGCGATGGTGCAAACCACACAGGTTGGAAAGGCGGCGTATACCGGCAAGGTGAGTTTGAGGTCTCGACAGACCGCAACCGACTCGACCGGACGGTGATTATCAACACGTTGTCGGAAACCTACTGGGCCGGCGACGTATCGCCAGAGCGCATCATGGAAAGCGTTGCCAACGGGTTTCCGTTCGGCCTGTATCACGTCCCCAGCGACCGGCAGATAGGTTTCGCACGTCTGGTGACGGACATGACCAGGTTTGCTTGGGTGTCAGATGTCTTTGTGATTGAGACATACAAGGGGCAGGGCTGTGGCAAGCTTCTGATGCAGGCCATCCTCGATTATCCGCCGTTTGAGAACGTCTACAATTGGACGCTAGCCACCAAAGACGCGCACGGCTTTTATGAGCAGTTCGGCTTTCAGCTTGCAGAAGGCAAGGACGCCACAATGCAACTCAAGCGCCCCAAAAAACCGATCGTCTAGCACACCGGTTCTGGCGCTTCGCGCAAATGTTGCTATTATGTTCTCACCGGGTAAGGAGAGCATTTTGGACCAGCGCATCAGTATCATCACCTTGAGCGTTTCAGACCTCGCAGCATCGCGGGCGTTTTACGGGCGGCTTGGCTTCACTGAGGCCAGCATCTCGCAGGACGGGATTGCCTTTTACGCCATGGGCACGTTTGTGTTCGCGCTGTATCCAACCGACAAGCTGGCTGAAGACATTGGTGAGGATCTGCCCGAGGCGACGGCTGGAGGCGTTACCTTGGCCTACAATGTGCGCGCCAAGGAAGACGTGGCCAGTGTGCTCTCTGAAGCCGTGGCTGCCGGGGCACGATTGGTGAAGCCGGCCGAGGATGTTTTCTGGGGTGGGCACTCCGGATATTTTGCAGATCCTGATGGGCACTTCTGGGAAGTGGCCTGGAACCCGCATTCACCACTTGAAGCAGATGGATCCCTGCGCGTCAGCTGATCGCAAGCACTCCTTATGTTTCGCCTTGAAATGACTTCCGGTCATATTTATCTATGATGAAACAAACGCGCTTCATGGACTGGCCGATGAATCGGGCAGACGATGAGTCGAAACAATGGTTTAGGGGAGGGTGCTATGAGCGGACTTGAAGGCAAGGTTGTAATCGTCACGGGTGCGTCAAGCGGTATCGGTGCACAAGTTGCCAAGACACTGGCGGCCGGCGGCGCGAAAGTCATGCTGGCAGCCCGCCGTCAGGACCGGCTGGACGCACTGGTAGATGAGATTGGTGCTAACGCAAAAGCGCATGTCACCGATGTGAGCGATCACCAGTCCATGCTCGACCTGGGTGAAGCCACCATTGCAGCGTTCGGACACATCGATGTGCTCGTGAATAATGCCGGGCTCATGCCGTTGTCATTCTTTGCATCACGCAAAGTGGACGAATGGGATCGCATGGTGGACGTCAACATCAAGGGCGTCCTCTATGGCATTGATGCCGTGCTGACCCACATGCTGGGACGCAGTTCTGGTCACATCATCAATGTATCCTCCATTGCCGGCCACAGGACCGGTCCGGCAACAGGTGTCTATTCGGGGACGAAGTTTGCCGTGCGCGCAATCTCAGAGGGACTGCGGCAGGAAACCGCCGGCAAAATCCGCGTCACCACCATTTGCCCTGGAGCCGTGACGACCGAACTTGCGGGCACCATCACCGACAAGGTGGTTATGGACAATATGGGCGGGACGTATGACTTTGAGTTCCTGGATCCCACGGCCATTGCTGATGCGATTGCCTATGCGATCGGCCAGCCGGACAACGTCGCGGTCAATGAAAT
The Pyruvatibacter sp. HU-CL02332 genome window above contains:
- a CDS encoding VOC family protein translates to MDQRISIITLSVSDLAASRAFYGRLGFTEASISQDGIAFYAMGTFVFALYPTDKLAEDIGEDLPEATAGGVTLAYNVRAKEDVASVLSEAVAAGARLVKPAEDVFWGGHSGYFADPDGHFWEVAWNPHSPLEADGSLRVS
- a CDS encoding SDR family oxidoreductase: MSGLEGKVVIVTGASSGIGAQVAKTLAAGGAKVMLAARRQDRLDALVDEIGANAKAHVTDVSDHQSMLDLGEATIAAFGHIDVLVNNAGLMPLSFFASRKVDEWDRMVDVNIKGVLYGIDAVLTHMLGRSSGHIINVSSIAGHRTGPATGVYSGTKFAVRAISEGLRQETAGKIRVTTICPGAVTTELAGTITDKVVMDNMGGTYDFEFLDPTAIADAIAYAIGQPDNVAVNEMLIRPLQQSM